One part of the Streptomyces lienomycini genome encodes these proteins:
- a CDS encoding M23 family metallopeptidase, with amino-acid sequence MNDERLAQAADDTDETRPEPNPLEQPEQPAPQERPPGRKRRGPGPFTLLVLPALVTVTGVAAFLALGGLPNPWPDDPDAKPSTAVDIDPSYVPWLRKAASACTVLEPSVLAAQIDQLSGWSDDSDELSGQKGIAAFTDSEWRTWGKDDDGNGGSSPRDPADAIMALGRRDCSLAGKVTELRTEGRVNGDLVELTLAAYAAGPDAVTEAGRVPTEAKAYLDEVQALIPRYEALDRDDSGAGGSAGALLTAPVTPLTITSPYGSREHPLTGVTKLHTGVDFAAPQGAQVVAARKGRVVFAALTSAYGNRIVIDHGTIQGKRLETTYSHLSSLGVAVGQTVEAGAPIGHVGSTGLSTGPHLHFEVILDGYYNDPRPWLVPNGG; translated from the coding sequence GTGAACGACGAGCGGCTGGCGCAGGCGGCCGACGACACGGACGAAACACGGCCGGAACCAAACCCCCTGGAACAACCGGAACAACCGGCGCCACAGGAGCGGCCCCCCGGGCGAAAGCGCCGCGGGCCGGGCCCCTTCACCCTGCTGGTGCTGCCGGCCCTGGTGACCGTCACCGGCGTGGCCGCCTTCCTCGCGCTGGGCGGTCTGCCGAACCCGTGGCCCGACGATCCCGACGCGAAGCCGTCCACGGCCGTGGACATCGACCCCTCCTACGTCCCGTGGCTGCGCAAGGCGGCGTCGGCCTGCACCGTCCTGGAACCGTCCGTACTGGCCGCGCAGATCGACCAGCTGTCCGGCTGGAGCGACGACTCGGACGAACTGTCGGGCCAGAAGGGGATCGCCGCCTTCACGGACAGCGAGTGGCGGACCTGGGGCAAGGACGACGACGGCAACGGCGGTTCCTCGCCCCGCGACCCGGCGGACGCCATCATGGCGCTGGGCCGGCGGGACTGCTCCCTGGCCGGGAAGGTGACCGAGCTGCGCACCGAGGGCAGGGTCAACGGCGACCTCGTGGAGCTGACCCTCGCCGCCTACGCCGCGGGACCGGACGCGGTGACGGAGGCGGGGCGGGTGCCCACGGAGGCCAAGGCGTACCTCGACGAGGTCCAGGCCCTGATCCCCCGCTACGAGGCACTGGACCGGGACGACTCCGGCGCGGGCGGGTCGGCGGGCGCCCTCCTGACCGCGCCGGTGACGCCGCTCACCATCACCTCGCCCTACGGATCGCGGGAGCACCCGCTGACCGGGGTGACCAAGCTGCACACCGGTGTGGACTTCGCCGCGCCGCAGGGCGCACAGGTCGTGGCCGCACGCAAGGGCCGTGTCGTGTTCGCCGCGCTGACCAGCGCTTACGGCAACCGCATCGTGATCGACCACGGGACGATCCAGGGCAAGCGGCTGGAGACGACCTACAGCCACCTGTCGTCCCTGGGGGTGGCCGTGGGACAGACCGTGGAGGCCGGCGCCCCGATCGGACACGTCGGCTCCACCGGCCTGTCCACCGGTCCGCATCTGCACTTCGAAGTGATCCTGGACGGGTACTACAACGACCCGCGGCCCTGGCTGGTCCCGAACGGCGGATAG